The nucleotide window CAGCGGGCTGCGCCCCAAGCTCGACACCGACGCTCCCTTCGCGGACTTCCGCGTGCACCGCGAAGAAGGGGACCTCGAGGGCCTGATCGACCTGATCGGGATCGACTCGCCGGGGCTGACCTCCGCGCCGGCGCTGGCGGAGATCGTCGCCGCCCTGCTCGACGGCCGCGAACCCTGGACGGCGCCATGACCGCCGCGGTCGTCGCGATCCTGCTGCTGCTGCTGGCCGGCATCGCTGCGGCCCGCGCCCTGCGCGCCGCCGAACAGTGGCGCGCGACGCCGCGCGGCCGCGCGCCCTTCGCCCACACCGTCGCGCACTACCGGCGCTGCTACGACCGCCGCGGGTTCCTGATCCTCGGCGGCGTGGCGCTGGCCGCCTTCGTCATGGCCCACAGCGGCCTGGACGAGGCGATCGACCGCGCCCACGAACGCCGCGTCCGCGGCCCGCGCAGCGACGCGGCCGTCGGCATCCTGCGCGGGTTCGGGCGGCGGCCGTGGTTCCTGGTCTGGGGCGCCTTCGCGCTGCTCGACGGGCTGGTCGCGACGACGCCCCTGCTGCGCTGGGGCCGCCGCAACTTCGAGGCCATGGTCGTCGGTCTGCCCGCCCTCTGGTCCCTGCAGTTCGCGGGCGGCGCTTCCCGCCCCACCGACCCGCCGGGCGACGCCCACTGGCGCCCCTTCCGCGACGACAACACGGCGTCGGGCGACACGTTCGTGGCCGCCGTGCCCTGGCTCACCACGGGCCGCACCGTGAGCGAGCCCTGGCTGCGGCGGTTGGCCTGGCTGCTGAGCTGGGGCCCGGGCTGGGGCCGGCTCAACGACCGCAAGCATTACGCGAGCCAGGTGGTCCTCGGCCACGAGATCGCGGCGCAGGCGGTGCGCTCGGTCGCCGACCCGGGTCCCGCCGCCGATTCCCCGCCGTCGCCCTGAACCTTCCCCCCTCGTCCACCGTAGTCCCCGTTCATGGGACGGGATCCCCGCCCGGGGATCCGCAGGCACGCCCGCCCGCCGGCCCCGTCCGCCGGCAGTGCGCTGCTCGTTCTCGCCGGAGCATTGCAGGGCACCGCAGACAACCCGACGAGGTGAGACATGGCCGCGATCCCCCTGACCGCACCGTCCGCCACGGCCCGCGCGCGCCTCTGCGCGCTGCTCGCGCTCCTGGTTCCCGTGCTGCCCGCCGCCGCCGCGGACTTCACGCCCGTCTTCAAGCCGTCCCTGACGATCGCCCGCGCCGCGGGCGGGATCGACGTCGACGGCCGTCTCGGCGACGCGGGTTGGCGCGACGCCGCCCGCACCGACCACTTCGGCGAGCGCCAGCCCGGCGACAACGTCGCGCCCCTGGTGCGGACCGAGGCCCTGCTCGCCTACGACGACGACAACCTCTACGTGGCCTTCGTCTGCGACGACGATCCGGCCGCGTTGCGGGCCACGATGTGCCAGCGCGACCAGTACGAGAACGACGACGCGGTGGGGATCTTCCTGGACACCTTCGGGGAGGCCGCCTGGGCCTACGAGTTCTTCGTGAACCCCTACGGCATCCAGCACGACCTGATGTGGACCAGCGTCCACGGCGAGGACGACGGCTTCGACGTCGTCTGGCACTCGGCGGCCCGGATCACCGACACGGGCTACGTCGTCGAGATGGCGATCCCCATGTCCGCCCTGCGCTTCCCCGTGGCCGAGGTCCAGAGCTGGCGGCTCGACCTCTGGCGGGTCCACCCGCGGGAGAGCACCCACCAGTACACCTGGGCGGCCTACGACCGCGACGAGCAGTGCTTCCCCTGCCAGTGGGGGACCGTCGACGGGATCAGCGGCGTGCGGCCGGGCAAGGGCCTGGAACTCCTGCCGTCCTACATCGGCTACCGCACCGGCCGCACCACCGACCACCTCGATCCCGACGCGAGGTTCGACGACCACGACGTCAAGGGCGAGCCCTCGTTCGGCGCCAAGTACGCCGTCTCCTCCGACGTCACCGTCGAGGCCTCGCTCAACCCCGACTTCAGCCAGATCGAGGCCGACGCCGACCAGATCGACGTCAACACGACGATCGTGCAGCGCTACCCCGAGCGCCGCCCCTTCTTCCAGGAGGGCAGCGACCTGTTCCGCACCATGTTCAACTCGTTCTACACGCGCATGGTCAACGACCCCGAGCTGGCGGCCAAGGGCACGGCGCGCTGGGAGCGCACCAGCCTCGCCTTCATGCTGGCCCGCGACGAGCACTCGCCCTACATCATCCCGACCGAGGAGCGCAGCTACCGCGCCCCGCAGGGCAGATCCACGGTCAACGTCCTGCGCGGCCTGCACAACTTCGGCGCCGGGTCGCAGGCCGGCCTCATGGCGACCGACCGTCGCTACGACGACGGCGGCTCCGGCACCATCC belongs to bacterium and includes:
- a CDS encoding FAD-dependent oxidoreductase, giving the protein FEAVPRREDYGVDPARAGAFFAGAARFLPWLAPQDLRPALSGLRPKLDTDAPFADFRVHREEGDLEGLIDLIGIDSPGLTSAPALAEIVAALLDGREPWTAP
- a CDS encoding sugar-binding protein; its protein translation is MAAIPLTAPSATARARLCALLALLVPVLPAAAADFTPVFKPSLTIARAAGGIDVDGRLGDAGWRDAARTDHFGERQPGDNVAPLVRTEALLAYDDDNLYVAFVCDDDPAALRATMCQRDQYENDDAVGIFLDTFGEAAWAYEFFVNPYGIQHDLMWTSVHGEDDGFDVVWHSAARITDTGYVVEMAIPMSALRFPVAEVQSWRLDLWRVHPRESTHQYTWAAYDRDEQCFPCQWGTVDGISGVRPGKGLELLPSYIGYRTGRTTDHLDPDARFDDHDVKGEPSFGAKYAVSSDVTVEASLNPDFSQIEADADQIDVNTTIVQRYPERRPFFQEGSDLFRTMFNSFYTRMVNDPELAAKGTARWERTSLAFMLARDEHSPYIIPTEERSYRAPQGRSTVNVLRGLHNFGAGSQAGLMATDRRYDDGGSGTILSGDFNLRLSSRYSWVGQGVYSRTEEPDGIVVSPGETFDHGRRTVDLDGETYSGTAFITELRRRSRDWNVTLDYNQLDPTYRTQTGYDPWTDQRNAFVYTNY